In the Callospermophilus lateralis isolate mCalLat2 chromosome 7, mCalLat2.hap1, whole genome shotgun sequence genome, aaacacacAAACCAAATGAAAATGTACTAAAATTTAATCATCCATAAAAGCTGTAATTTAATCTGACAGTAAAACACAAGAAGCCATATTAGAGTTGGTTtagtatattatatattttagctTTGAAAGCTATAGAAAtcagttatcccagtttttcctaTAAAAGACCCATTTTTTCCAAAGCATTATGCACAAACAATTTTAATTAGAATATAATGACAGATGAtatctcataattttttaaatataaaatgaagtCAATGACTCAAAAAAGTTATCTGCTGCAATGAGTTTGAGGGGAAATTTCATAATTGATTATATCATTACAGATATAAAGTATAATGATTCAACTTTTAGTGCTTAACAGGGAGGAATCATGATAAAAAGGTCAATATGAAATCATTTGATTATAGTAGCAATATCTAACATTTGAAATGCATCCATGCTCTTTTGTATAATTGTATTAGAGTCAAGTATATTTATTTTCACATCTGTTATAACTGCTATTGCAAAGGAGAAATGCTATTGTCTTATTTTCCAAGAGATATACacagagcaattttttttttttttctccagggaACTTGTGCAAACCAACATAAGATCTAAATTCTTCACATAATATATAAAACAGGAGAAGCCTCTTCAGATTTATTTTTTGAAGTCTGGAATGCTGGCACTTTCCAAGTAGGCAACAGTTCTTCATTCCTGTAATCTAGAATattaaacacatacacatacatatggtTATCTCTAGATGTCAAAATATAGTAGTAATCAAGTAGATATCCAATAACATAGAAAACCATGATCttagcctggggatgtagctcaaggacAGAATACATGCCTAGTGATGCATAAGAccctgtgtttgatccccagcatacatgtgcatgcatgcacacaaaGATACAATGATCCTGGCTGATTATTACTAGATAACTAGTAATAATATAACAGAgctattttgaatttatttttaagatgttTTAATGCTGGtgagtgatactggccaaattatattgttatattgtgtgcacgtACGAATACGTAACAAGAAAtccccattatgtacaactataattcaccaataaaaaatgtagaaaggaaaaaaagttttttaaaataatgcaatatAAAAGACTAAACTCAAGAAAGGGAGTCTACAATTGATCAATTTTAGCCTTTCCTTAGTTTCATTATACTTGTTGTATCATATTGTATCCTACAGTCCTGTTCATAAAGAGGACAATAGTGACCTTTCATTTCTATCCCACtttcatcttatttttaaaatttccctttCCACTAAGAAAATGACACTTGCCTGCATGAACTTTCCATGAGAAATTTATTCTATTAGTTTACACTTATATACATTAGGATGACCACTTCTAATAAAGGCAGGGCAAGAGATGATatagaaaaaaacccaaattcaAGAGTAGAAGAATCAGAAAGTATTATTGGTTACCAGAAGGAAATTACTTTAAAAGAAGAACTCCTTATGACTAATTTCTCTCAGAGGTCTTAAAAAATGGGATGTATAAAAAATCCATTAACATGCTTTATTATGATTCTGTCTAGAGGCTATAGACTAGATAAGCTGCCCTCAAGAATCATATACTCTGTactaaaaatgttcaaaattgtTATTTAAATCTATCCTGTGTCTCAGtacttttgagataggatcttgctatacCGCTCAGGATAACCTCTAACTCTTGGGTTcaagcaatccttctgcctcagcctcctgagactggGACTCCAGTGTGCACACTACCCCTGGCTTCAATTCTTTTAAAAGTACAGAAACAGCATGCATAATGATCACAACAAAATGCACTGCAGAGTAGTCTGACTACTAAGCCACCTATTTGGTATTATCAAACATCAATATTGTAAGATAAATTATGTACATAGTCTAAGAATTGATGTAACTTGGATGAAAACCTTATTTCTAGATCTAGGCCAAGATTTCTCCCCTCTAAGGTAAAATTTATAATACACTGTCAtactgtacatgaatgaatttttaaagttataataTACTAAGGGATGACATCTTTTCCTTTAAACAAACTAAAAGAACATCTTCTTAAAAGGAAATTTAAACTAGGATCAACCTAGGTAATGGTGTCAACTACAAAGGAGTGAAACAATGTATTTAAGAATTAAAGTCCTTATCTTTGCACCCTTCCCTGAATACACACAAAAGACAGTAATCTTAACAATAACAACTTCCAGGGAACTGATGGATTAAAGTTATTAAATCAAATTTCACTAAAAGCCTaaaacaaccatttgacccaaagcCAAAAATCTTAGAGAATTTgaatacaaaatttttaaatgataataattgATCCTATATAGCCTGGTTTCTCACTTGATAGGCAGCTTTATTAAATACTGTCACTAATTTCCGCTGGGTCCACTTAACAAAAACTTAAGTGGTAGCCagctatggtggcacatgcctgtaatcctagcaactcagaaggctgaagcaggaggatcataaatttcaAGCCAGGACGTTGCTCAGTAATAGAGTGCCTCTGGGTCTAATTCCCTGTGCCACAAAACTTACATGATACTTAAAGTTAACTACTACTCAGAAGCTTATAGGTAAAACATTTTTTTGGAAAGATAtcaacatggggctggggatgtggctcaagcaatagcgtgcttgcctggcatgcgcgggcgctggatttgatcctcagcaccacataaaaataaaataaagatgttgtatccaccaaaacctaaaaaattttaaaaaaactataataaTGTACTACTACACATCCACGAGAATGGCTCAAGTTACAAAGGCTGGTAACACCAATTTTGGGGAAGATGTAGAACTCATAAACTGCTGAGGGTGTGTGAACTGGTAAAACCACTTTGAAAAACTTTTAGCAGAATCTCCGAAAGTTGTCAACGTATATAGCATATGATCAGGCCACTCCATTCCTAGACATACACATGGACAGAAATGCATGCATATGTCacaacaaatttataagaatatgcagGCAGAATTATCCATGCTGATTCCTGAAAAATGCCCTAACGTCTGTCAACagcagaatatataaatatattactaACTTAGtcatacaataaaataaagtataaCACAATAAAAATGAACTACTGCTACACGCAACATGGGTAATTCTCAtgaaaatagtaaaaaataaaataatgttatatGTTTTTGTTTATGTAAAGTTCAAAGAGGGGCAAAACTAATCCATGGTGTTAGAAATCAGGGCAGCAATACATTTAGGGAAAGTGATCACTACTGATATATATGGGTATGTCTGAGATAAACTGATCAGACATGcacttttgtctttttctttcacAGTAATCACTGTTTCACTTTAATTCAGCATGAGTTTGGGAATCATCCAGGAAAGTATTcaagtcctattttttttttttttttttttttgcagggttggggattgaatccagggcctcagacatgctaggcaagtattctactcttgagctacatacatccccagccccaagccctATTTTTTGAATACCTATTAtccattaagatttttttttttaattggtactggggattgaacccaggggtgctttaccactgagctacatccttggccctttttatcttctgttttgagacagggtctcactaaattgctgaggctggcctcgaacatgCAATCCTCTTCCctgagcctcttgagttgctgggattacaggcatgcaagtGATTAATACTCATCCTGCAGCAGGTGCTAGAAACACAGTGGTGAGCAAATCAGACCTGCTCGTCACCCTCTCACAGCTTAGAATTTCATGCAGAAGCTAAATAATCCAACAGATAAATGTGTCTTCAAGGGTATATCACATGCATAAGAAATACCCAGAAATACCCagaataggttaaaaaaaaaaaaaaaaagtaggtcaaGTTGGAAAAATTCCAAAAGGAGATGATGAgaaaggcatttgttttacttttagcATCTTACCTGGCTCAGAGCTGCTGCTGATTTGGGTCTAGAGCAGCAGGCATGATTTCTTTTTAGGCTTCTTCTTTTCCACTGGTGTTTTTCTATTTATCTGTCTGACCAGGTCATAAAATatctaaaaagaaggaaaaagtacTTAACCAATATTTGAGACTTCATCCCACAAAGCAATTTTGGTTCTGTTAAATATTATGCTCTTAGATCTGTATTTTGCTGCTTTGTTTTGAAGTTGAGTTTCTTAGAAGCCCCAGCTGACCCTCAGTTAGGGTAAAGCAGGAGTTACCTATTTATTGTTCTCAGATATTCAATATTAAGAACTGGTAGTGAAAACTTTAAAATTAAGAGAAAAGTTGCAAGAATAGTACTGATGCACCAATTAGTAACATTTTGCCACTTAATTTACCATTTTTCTCTCTAAATATGCACACACTTatttttctcaaccatgtaagagTAGTCTGTATTCCATAGGTCCCTTATGAATTGAGTGTGTATTTCCTAAGAACAAGAATACTCTCTTTCATAAGTATCTTACAGTTATCACATTCAAGATATTTAAGCATTGATACTTTGTATTGTCTATAGTACAAACTGCAGTCTCATCAACTATCCCAATAATGTCCTAAAAAGCTACTTTCCCCTCCAGGGATAAAATCAATCTGTCCAGGATCACACACTACATTTTGTTTTCAGTTATACATTTTTGGGTGAGATAGGATAAAAGAGGTATTCAATCTATCTTCAGGTATCACATATAAAGATACATGATTTCCGTTTGACCCCTTTTAGTGATACTAAATTTTGGTTAaaatgaaaaaacagaaaaagttcaCTGATCCTTGATTTGAAGGGACAAATGATATGCTAAAGTAAAAGTACATAGTATCAAAGATAAAAGTACAGCTATACTTAATTTGCAAAAGCAGATTATTTTAATTCTGATATAATCATATACAGTTTATAGTGGTAAGAATACAAAAGTGTTGAAACTTGGAATAGATCAGCTGAATTTGGCACTTCACTATGAAATGCAGACCTGCGATAAAAACAAGTATCATGGAAGTCCCTTACTGTTACTTATCTGGAATAAACAGTGCTTTGCAgagatggattaaaaaaaatatactgcctaaaaagggaaaaaaaaaaaaaaaaaaccaaacaaacaaaccaaaaaaacaccccaaaacaaaaacaaaacctgcctagctgggcatggtggcacatgcctgtaatcccaattactgagaaagctgaggcaggagaatggcaaggtCAGCCTGAGTaatttagtgacaccctgtctcaaaaagttctcatgccaggcacagtgacacgtgcctgtaattccagcagcagcTGGGACaggcagcaatggcgaggcaggcACCaaacaactcagagagaccctgtctctaaataaaatacaaaacagggctggggatgtggctcagtggttgagcgccctgagttcaatccctggtctcctcccccctccaaaaataaaaataatataaaaagttcTTGGGGTCTAactctgtggaacagcacttgaaTAGTATTGTGTgaagtcctggattcaatccccaatacaacaataacaaaactcCCAAACAAACTGGCTTCAAGGAGCAACACAGGGACAACTGTCAAAATCTGGATATACACCAAACACAAATTATGTTAGTATCAATTTTCctgatattatttttctttatttcttctgtggtgctggggattgaccctAGGATGATCTTGAACACGTATGTTGTTAAGTGTTCTACTATGAAGTTGCACCCCAGTCAACTTTCTTGATTTTAATAGTTTTGTTGTGGCTATGTAAGAGAATGTCTTTGATTCAAGGATATACATActaaaatatttaggaataaatgAATACTATTTTTACAAACTTGTGGCAAAATGTTAATAACTGAAGAATCTGAATAAAAAGTACACAGAAATTTGTTATTCTTAGATCTTTTGAgtacattttaaaatagtttaaaattaTTGACCTGTATTTAAGGTAGTAAGTAGTCACATTTCTCTTAGATGATAAACAATCatctatttacttttttaaatggtCAAAATATTACATTGTTAAAAAGGCAAAAAATATGGAGTGATATATTCCAAAGCTgtaaataatttatattatttcttTCTGCCCCATCCTCCCCACTCCCATCTTCTTGAAACcacttaactattattttatttctaagaaaAACACAGAATTGATGAATAAAATGGTAGTTGATTTTACAACTCCAAAATTCAAGCTGTTTTCAACTCTGAAGCCTTCAAGAACTTAACATGCATAAGCCATGAATGAGCTCTCATTAGTTCCTGAGGCTCAAGTGTAAACtataatatgaaaaataataaaatggtaaACCAcaacattaagttattaaacatAGGTGTAGTTTCTATTTCAGTTTCTTCATGCCAGTCAGTTTCCAATCTCTGGCACATATTATACACAAAGGTAACTAATTTTTGTAGTATTATTTTAAGTTATTTCTTTGGAAAACATTGCCTACCTCACAGCAGCAGATGGTTCAGTGATGAGGACAAGTTCGAACTATAATATTTGGTTAGAAATGCTGAAAGTCCCCAGCCTAGGTTCTTCCTCATCTCTCTGAACTAAATCTAAAGGGAACACAGAATAAAGTTTCTCAATCCCTctcccattcctaaatcgggacgTCTTGATTCCAATTATTACTCCAGCTTCAGCAAAGAACAATTAATTCTTGATTAGGATTGATGTGGTTTGGGAATAGCTACATACTACATTTAGAACACAAAAAGTGGTGTGgaaaagagtttaaaaaaatcagaaaattagaGAGCTTAGCCAAGCAGTATGTCCTTGTCTAGTTAAGGCCAAGAGTTGAATCTTATGAAAGTATTATCCTTCTATCTTCAGGCATTTGGAATCATACAAACATTTATAAGACAGCTTAAGCCATCTGAGAAACTATGAACTATCAAAGGAATCCTGTTGCTGGATTATTAGGATATGAAGAGagaaaccagagagagagagagagagagagagagagagagagagagagagagagagaggagggagggatccCAAATTATACTCACAAGAATTTCTAGTataaagtttaaatttttttcaaaaaaagtaaaaattcttaTAAAATGGCTAGtgccttttattttgttttattgtttttttgacctttgttttatAAACCTTCATTTCAAGGGTTGACTTTAACAAGACTGCTGTGAAAAACTAGTTTGCTACGTTGAAACTGCATACAATGACAAAAAATGAGGAACAGTTCCCTGCTGTACTGTGGCTCTCACCAGAAGAGGCCCTGTGTGCTGGACCCTGGCCCAACTAAGCACCAGAACTCAATGAAGTTGGGGGTGGGAACCAGTGAGGGTAAGGTCAGGGACAGTAAGGAATGGATCCTTAAACCAACAATCCTACAAAAGTTGACCTTATACCACTGTTTCACTAACCAAGTAAATTTACCAGTCTTAATGTGTTATTTATCAaagttactttttctttcttttacataaaattgcaataaaagaattttatcatactacatttttcaaaataaccTTTAGGAAATTATAATTCTACAGTACAGAAAGTTAAAGCTGGATATATTATCAAATTTCCTTTCATTTACTTGGCAGTGAATAAGAAACATCTGTCATTGAAGAACTCAGCAGGACTTGTTCCCCTTACTAGGAGGTAAACTTCTTAAGGGTGGGAATAGTGTCAGTCTGGATGACTATTACCTAGGTGCCTACTGTAGTGCCAAGAACACagtaggtattcaataaatatttgctgaataaatGGAACTTAAAACTTTCTTGTTTTCATACTCATTAAAAATGGTTTCACCTGCTAGGTGTAGTAGcagatgcctataatcccagtgactcaggaggctgaggcaggaggattgcaaatttaaggccaacctgggcaaattagtgagaccctgtctcaaaaaaagaaaaaaaaaaaaagaaaaaagaaaaaaaaaaaaaaggtttcatcTAAAAAAGCAAGcttgcttttttttcttctttttcagtacTGAGATTAGACCTGGGGTTCTGGgctactgagcaatatccccaaccctttttatttttagacatggtctcattaaattgtcaagattggccttgaatttgtgattctcctacttagccttccaagtcactgggattacaggtatgtaccaccacacccagctggcattcttaattattttaagaaacaggAGTAAGTGAGTATGTTGAAATTTTTTCCCCTGCCAGGTATTTAAAGTAATTTTGTTGCTTTGAAAGTCAGATAACAGTCTAGAAGTATAatgttagtaaaaaaaaaaaaaaaaaaaaaaagtgacctcaagaATCACAGACCAGAGAGAGAAACAGCAAGCAAAAACATAGAACTCTGATAATACCTTCTcttattcttttgttttgttttgttaccaggagttgaactcgggcactcaaccactgagccacatccccagtcctattttgtatttcatttagaaacagggtctcactgagttgcttggtgccttgcttagtggctgaggctggctttgaactaaatcctcctgtctcagcctcccaagtcactgggattacaggcgtatgccACCTTGCCTGGCACGTTCTCTTATTGTTAGTCTGTGTTTTAAGTGATCTGAATTCTGACTAACTGTGATGCTACAAATGGCAAGCaaacaagaaaggaaaggaaaggaggaccctttgttgttgctgttttaaaaatgtttatggtAAAGTTAAGAAAAGCAAATAGAATTACTTAAGTTTTTGTTTGATTAGTGGAGATTAGTTGAGAATTGTAATGATTTTCTCAGGGAATCAGTAAAGTTGGTCCTTTATAAAGAGCCAGGCACCCAGGCACATAGCTTACTTGCTAAAGCACTCTAGCCCACAGTTGTATTCAAGAAAGCAGAGTCCTTAATTCAGGAACCAAAAAGAGCCTTGTGCACTTGCTGTATCAGGCATAAAGGACAGTAAATTCTAGTGACATGTCCATCCTCATAGATTCCCCACTTTTCTGCATGCACTAAAGGCAAAGCATCAAATTCTGTGGTATTCACAAAGGtactaacctctttctatagtagTGAAGGTTCATTATAACAACTTTGATTTTGTACTATCCTACTTGACTTTACAGTCTATTTACATGCATCTGGATAGATAATTGTTACAACATAAGGGTACTGTGACAATTTTCACACACCACTTTCTGACATATTATTTAAAGGCTTAACAGATCTTCATACATATtctttaattttaacagcctttttGACAATAAGATAAATTTAAGTATCCTCATTACTGCTATCAAAGTGACCTTATACAAGCTAAGAAATATAGTTGCTAGGAATTACTTAGTATTTTCTATAAAGTGATGCAAGCAATATTGCTccaaaattttttcttaaaaaaaaaaaaaaaaaaaaagatggttgtTAAAGAAAACTAGAAAGGCATATGTTTGTGCTGTCCAGCAGTTGTAGTTACCTCATTAACGTTGATCTTTGACTTTGCAGAAGATTCTAAAAAGGCACAGTTACACCACTGTCTTGCTAAATTCTGGCCCTGTTCTTTGCCAACTACTCGctcatcttccaggtcacatttaTTGCCAACCAAAATCATTGGAACCTGtacgaaggaaaaaagaaatgagcAACAACATACTCATTACTTAGCCTCTTTATAAATAAACAATTACCTGCCATGAAATGAAACGTGTTAGAACTTCACCAATTTCTTGAAAAATGGTACTATATAGTATCTTTGTATGTTTGGGTGGAGGAGCAGAAAATAGAATGAGagggaaaagataaaaaaaaatggaagagatCCTATTAGATTCATATGTTAAGTTACTTTAAGAACACATCCCCAAATTCTCATGGGGACTACTGTATATAGCTGAATTTGAAGTAGAAAAGTCTGAAGGAAAAGGAACCTTCTGCACTAGAGAAGAATGTATGCACTAGGTCTATGTAACTTAAATGCTTCATCCAACAGGTCTAATAAATGCTAAAAATAGTGACAAGACCAACATAGTAATAGCTTCTACTTCTACATTTGACATCTAGATTTGAAGATTATTCAAGTGCTATATTAAAGTGGTGTATTAACAATGAAAATAAAGTCACAAAGCAATTATGTTTTCCATTTTCCTCCATATCATAGATGCTAGGCTATATCTACCCACAACTTCCTACTTCCAGTAAAAAAGTAACTAACATGCTGTTAAATTCCTCAGTGAAGGTGTTCAAAGAACAGTCTTTGTGAGTTGATGGACACTATACAAAAGAAAGAATTTAAGAGACACAGTGGACCTTCTacctaaaataggtaattgtcaacaGTCAGACTAAATGCACTAGGCTCTACAGctccatcttttttcttttattacatgGGGTAAAGGGATTAACATTACCAGAGCTCATTGCCTATGAAAACAGAACTCTCTTAGATAAATCagtcatgggaaaaaaaaaaaaaactattcattAGGTTATGAGTGGTCACGAGACATATGGCGTAAGTCCCTCCCACCTATAACATTACCAAGGTTAAGGttctgttttctctgataattagagaagacacagagacaaaaaggTACAACTGAAAATTTAGACCCTAATTTatgctactgaaaacaaattcTCTTTATCTCTTAACAATAGTAaacaagtaaaatatatattttacttttgcaaaagaaaaaaagatacataCCACCAACAAAATGCTATTCTTGATTTCTAAAGCAAAACTATAAACTTCTAAAATCCAGTTAATTAAAATCTTTAACATAATTCAAAGGGGAAAAGTGCATGTAAATAAAAACTATACAGAATTTTAGAACTAGAAACATGTTTCTTGAACCCTATTTTTGACATAATAAAGCTCAACTTGAGACCCACTCTATGAATTGCTTTTGACTTCTCTTCTTCCTCCActatattttttattccacacAGTACAAGTTCTTTATCCTCATTTTTTAAACATCTCAGCATATTATGTGTAGGTTAATTTGgaaagttaaaatttattttggtcaTAGGGACTCTTCTTGGCATGTGGTAGATTCTTTCCAAATCAGCTACTGATGAGAAATCAGACACCTTATTTGGCCACAGAGAGATGGcagcatataaaagaaaaatacttaCATCTTCTGTATCCTTAACCCGTAAAATCTGTTCCCTCAAGTCCTGCAAGTCATTAAATGTGGACTGAGCTGTAATAGAATATACTAGTGCGAATCCTTGGCCATTCTTCATATATAAATCCCTCATCGCTGTAAACTGctcctataattaaaaaaaatccaattataaatatataattgttGATTGTAAACTGGAATATTCAAACAGAACAATCACAAGTGAGCTTGCACATTTTTAATAACATGCTTTCATGACAGAAAACATAATACATATTTCAAGCAATTCTGAGGTAAATGCTCCTGTTCCCTACTTAGGGACTAGAAACAGTGACAACAAACTATAGAAttagaagtctttttttttttttttgagataggttctaaaCATGCTGTCCAGACTggccctgaacttgcaatcctcctatctctcCCCTCCCAAGTAGAAGGAATTCTAAACTACCTCCATCTGCtttttagaaaaaagaaattcttttttGCATATGCAAAGCCTATTGAGTTTACTGTTTGGAAAATTTATAGTAAAACTGCTACTCAAGTAGAAAAAAATCTGAGGCACAAATAGACACTAAACTATAACTTAGTCATCCAGCATAGTCTCAATATCTCTAGTGGCAAATTTTAtcacttttatctgtttttggtggtactggagcTAAAATTCAGGGCAATACTCTACTCCTAAGCTACACTCCCCAGTCCTACTCTTTTTATAAGagtcatttatgtatttttattaccCTCCTCATTTCAAACCTTTTGAAAAGATATGACAATAGTGATTATCTCCTTCAGTTAGATTCATTAGTTGGTAACATTTAGTCACCCAGCTATAGTCACATCAAATTAAAAttacttttgtttcaattttaaatCCACTTCTTTTTTGGTAACAATTGTTGCTTTAtgttaattatata is a window encoding:
- the Rap1a gene encoding ras-related protein Rap-1A isoform X2; protein product: MALSRLSVFKQTTSCTVQFVQGIFVEKYDPTIEDSYRKQVEVDCQQCMLEILDTAGTEQFTAMRDLYMKNGQGFALVYSITAQSTFNDLQDLREQILRVKDTEDVPMILVGNKCDLEDERVVGKEQGQNLARQWCNCAFLESSAKSKINVNEIFYDLVRQINRKTPVEKKKPKKKSCLLL
- the Rap1a gene encoding ras-related protein Rap-1A isoform X1 codes for the protein MREYKLVVLGSGGVGKSALTVQFVQGIFVEKYDPTIEDSYRKQVEVDCQQCMLEILDTAGTEQFTAMRDLYMKNGQGFALVYSITAQSTFNDLQDLREQILRVKDTEDVPMILVGNKCDLEDERVVGKEQGQNLARQWCNCAFLESSAKSKINVNEIFYDLVRQINRKTPVEKKKPKKKSCLLL
- the Rap1a gene encoding ras-related protein Rap-1A isoform X3, whose translation is MLEILDTAGTEQFTAMRDLYMKNGQGFALVYSITAQSTFNDLQDLREQILRVKDTEDVPMILVGNKCDLEDERVVGKEQGQNLARQWCNCAFLESSAKSKINVNEIFYDLVRQINRKTPVEKKKPKKKSCLLL